In the genome of Eriocheir sinensis breed Jianghai 21 chromosome 56, ASM2467909v1, whole genome shotgun sequence, one region contains:
- the LOC126984142 gene encoding uncharacterized protein LOC126984142 isoform X1 has translation MTVTARMPQRRFVPCYDVKIRGGKIITEWRFGAHPTVHAVSPSGVPLVLRQRSQNGLGARTGVGDLTTTPGISNFDNGGNRGNLSVLPPIKDSGKRTEKFSLSELDDISLKNEVLRATKEVSDRGLQGLLVNLRAQDRDRDGVLSTDMVKGSLKKFQLKLSEEGMKNLCKKFGEAGNHVSMVRYEDMFNYLAKSRMEALRAPPPTPRPRAETSQESEHPQPQRQQPRKINLRNRVLFSDKDEAKLITDMDRQLSGKPVNMADLRRTMYDLDRDRNDFLTGQQVEIAFSKCGVYLTPDVRARLLLATDRTGAGMYKIDTLMNYLTRVKPETHLTVDFGNDHRPRQARVGRHPMYQNQSMLNAPWELAQQQQESTNRREFPADEGFSEDEQQQQQRLRQQQLEHHPLAPPPPEVPEEAELPFDVQKWSSDYQYLAQAVYQADQDQSGYMPADEVQHITATYNLVYNLLISEQTLNAALNATMDINYGEINLEYFIAMLQDLHFRESGAY, from the exons ATGACCGTCACAGCGAGGATGCCACAGCGCCGGTTCGTGCCCTGCTACGACGTCAAGATCCGCGGCGGGAAAATCATCACGGAATGGAGGTTTGG GGCCCATCCGACGGTGCACGCTGTCTCCCCGAGTGGCGTGCCCCTGGTGCTGAGACAGAGGTCCCAGAATGGACTGGGAGCCAGGACGGGTGTCGGGGACCTCACCACTACTCCAGGAATCAGCAACTTCGACAATGGAGGAAACCGAGGAAATCTCTCCGTCCTGCCGCCCATCAAGGACTCGGGAAAGAGAACCGAAAAATTCTCCCTTTCTGAATTAGATGATATTTCCCTCAA GAATGAGGTGCTGCGGGCCACGAAGGAGGTGTCTGACCGCGGGCTGCAGGGCTTACTCGTGAACCTGAGGGCGCAGGACAGAGACCGGGACGGCGTCTTGTCCACGGACATGGTGAAGGGATCACTTAAAAAATTCCAG CTCAAGCTCAgcgaggaagggatgaagaaccTGTGCAAGAAGTTCGGCGAGGCGGGGAACCACGTGTCTATGGTGCGCTACGAGGACATGTTCAACTACCTGGCCAAGTCCCGAATGGAGGCCCTCAGAGCCCCGCCGCCCACGCCGCGCCCCAG GGCCGAGACTTCGCAGGAGTCTGAGCACCCGCAGCCACAACGCCAACAACCACGAAAAATTAACTTGAGGAACAG AGTCCTCTTCAGCGACAAGGACGAGGCCAAGCTCATCACCGACATGGACCGCCAGCTGTCAGGGAAGCCGGTGAACATGGCCGACCTTCGCAGGACCATGTATGACCTGGATCGTGACCGCAATGACTTCCTCACCGGCCAGCAA GTTGAAATTGCTTTCTCTAAGTGCGGAGTGTACCTAACGCCCGACGTGCGGGCCCGCCTGCTGCTGGCCACGGACCGCACCGGCGCGGGCATGTACAAAATTGATACCCTGATGAACTACCTGACGAGAGTTAAGCCAGAAACACACCTCACCGTCGACTTTG GAAACGACCACAGGCCGCGGCAGGCAAGGGTGGGTCGACACCCAATGTATCAGAACCAGTCGATGCTTAACGCCCCCTGGGAACTGGCTCAGCAACAG CAGGAGTCCACCAACCGAAGAGAGTTTCCTGCTGACGAGGGTTTCAGCGAggatgagcagcagcagcagcaaaggcTCCGGCAGCAGCAACTAGAGCACCACCCCCTCGCCCCGCCCCCTCCCGAGGTGCCAGAAGAGGCCGAGCTCCCCTTTGACGTGCAGAAGTGGAGCAGCGACTACCAGTACTTGGCTCAGGCCGTCTACCAGGCCGACCAGGACCAGTCAG GCTACATGCCGGCGGATGAGGTGCAGCACATCACCGCTACCTACAATCTGGTCTACAATCTTCTTATATCCGAACAAACGCTGAACGCTGCCCTCAACGCTACCATGGACATCAACTACGGGGAGATCAATCTTGAGTACTTCATCGCTATGCTCCAGGATTTGCACTTCCGGGAGAGCGGCGCCTACTGA
- the LOC126984142 gene encoding uncharacterized protein LOC126984142 isoform X3 → MRAHPTVHAVSPSGVPLVLRQRSQNGLGARTGVGDLTTTPGISNFDNGGNRGNLSVLPPIKDSGKRTEKFSLSELDDISLKNEVLRATKEVSDRGLQGLLVNLRAQDRDRDGVLSTDMVKGSLKKFQLKLSEEGMKNLCKKFGEAGNHVSMVRYEDMFNYLAKSRMEALRAPPPTPRPRAETSQESEHPQPQRQQPRKINLRNRVLFSDKDEAKLITDMDRQLSGKPVNMADLRRTMYDLDRDRNDFLTGQQVEIAFSKCGVYLTPDVRARLLLATDRTGAGMYKIDTLMNYLTRVKPETHLTVDFGNDHRPRQARVGRHPMYQNQSMLNAPWELAQQQQESTNRREFPADEGFSEDEQQQQQRLRQQQLEHHPLAPPPPEVPEEAELPFDVQKWSSDYQYLAQAVYQADQDQSGYMPADEVQHITATYNLVYNLLISEQTLNAALNATMDINYGEINLEYFIAMLQDLHFRESGAY, encoded by the exons atgag GGCCCATCCGACGGTGCACGCTGTCTCCCCGAGTGGCGTGCCCCTGGTGCTGAGACAGAGGTCCCAGAATGGACTGGGAGCCAGGACGGGTGTCGGGGACCTCACCACTACTCCAGGAATCAGCAACTTCGACAATGGAGGAAACCGAGGAAATCTCTCCGTCCTGCCGCCCATCAAGGACTCGGGAAAGAGAACCGAAAAATTCTCCCTTTCTGAATTAGATGATATTTCCCTCAA GAATGAGGTGCTGCGGGCCACGAAGGAGGTGTCTGACCGCGGGCTGCAGGGCTTACTCGTGAACCTGAGGGCGCAGGACAGAGACCGGGACGGCGTCTTGTCCACGGACATGGTGAAGGGATCACTTAAAAAATTCCAG CTCAAGCTCAgcgaggaagggatgaagaaccTGTGCAAGAAGTTCGGCGAGGCGGGGAACCACGTGTCTATGGTGCGCTACGAGGACATGTTCAACTACCTGGCCAAGTCCCGAATGGAGGCCCTCAGAGCCCCGCCGCCCACGCCGCGCCCCAG GGCCGAGACTTCGCAGGAGTCTGAGCACCCGCAGCCACAACGCCAACAACCACGAAAAATTAACTTGAGGAACAG AGTCCTCTTCAGCGACAAGGACGAGGCCAAGCTCATCACCGACATGGACCGCCAGCTGTCAGGGAAGCCGGTGAACATGGCCGACCTTCGCAGGACCATGTATGACCTGGATCGTGACCGCAATGACTTCCTCACCGGCCAGCAA GTTGAAATTGCTTTCTCTAAGTGCGGAGTGTACCTAACGCCCGACGTGCGGGCCCGCCTGCTGCTGGCCACGGACCGCACCGGCGCGGGCATGTACAAAATTGATACCCTGATGAACTACCTGACGAGAGTTAAGCCAGAAACACACCTCACCGTCGACTTTG GAAACGACCACAGGCCGCGGCAGGCAAGGGTGGGTCGACACCCAATGTATCAGAACCAGTCGATGCTTAACGCCCCCTGGGAACTGGCTCAGCAACAG CAGGAGTCCACCAACCGAAGAGAGTTTCCTGCTGACGAGGGTTTCAGCGAggatgagcagcagcagcagcaaaggcTCCGGCAGCAGCAACTAGAGCACCACCCCCTCGCCCCGCCCCCTCCCGAGGTGCCAGAAGAGGCCGAGCTCCCCTTTGACGTGCAGAAGTGGAGCAGCGACTACCAGTACTTGGCTCAGGCCGTCTACCAGGCCGACCAGGACCAGTCAG GCTACATGCCGGCGGATGAGGTGCAGCACATCACCGCTACCTACAATCTGGTCTACAATCTTCTTATATCCGAACAAACGCTGAACGCTGCCCTCAACGCTACCATGGACATCAACTACGGGGAGATCAATCTTGAGTACTTCATCGCTATGCTCCAGGATTTGCACTTCCGGGAGAGCGGCGCCTACTGA
- the LOC126984142 gene encoding uncharacterized protein LOC126984142 isoform X2 produces MMCCAVVLRDDAPPRQRKAHPTVHAVSPSGVPLVLRQRSQNGLGARTGVGDLTTTPGISNFDNGGNRGNLSVLPPIKDSGKRTEKFSLSELDDISLKNEVLRATKEVSDRGLQGLLVNLRAQDRDRDGVLSTDMVKGSLKKFQLKLSEEGMKNLCKKFGEAGNHVSMVRYEDMFNYLAKSRMEALRAPPPTPRPRAETSQESEHPQPQRQQPRKINLRNRVLFSDKDEAKLITDMDRQLSGKPVNMADLRRTMYDLDRDRNDFLTGQQVEIAFSKCGVYLTPDVRARLLLATDRTGAGMYKIDTLMNYLTRVKPETHLTVDFGNDHRPRQARVGRHPMYQNQSMLNAPWELAQQQQESTNRREFPADEGFSEDEQQQQQRLRQQQLEHHPLAPPPPEVPEEAELPFDVQKWSSDYQYLAQAVYQADQDQSGYMPADEVQHITATYNLVYNLLISEQTLNAALNATMDINYGEINLEYFIAMLQDLHFRESGAY; encoded by the exons ATGATGTGCTGTGCCGTGGTGCTGAGGGATGACGCCCCTCCACGCCAGAGAAA GGCCCATCCGACGGTGCACGCTGTCTCCCCGAGTGGCGTGCCCCTGGTGCTGAGACAGAGGTCCCAGAATGGACTGGGAGCCAGGACGGGTGTCGGGGACCTCACCACTACTCCAGGAATCAGCAACTTCGACAATGGAGGAAACCGAGGAAATCTCTCCGTCCTGCCGCCCATCAAGGACTCGGGAAAGAGAACCGAAAAATTCTCCCTTTCTGAATTAGATGATATTTCCCTCAA GAATGAGGTGCTGCGGGCCACGAAGGAGGTGTCTGACCGCGGGCTGCAGGGCTTACTCGTGAACCTGAGGGCGCAGGACAGAGACCGGGACGGCGTCTTGTCCACGGACATGGTGAAGGGATCACTTAAAAAATTCCAG CTCAAGCTCAgcgaggaagggatgaagaaccTGTGCAAGAAGTTCGGCGAGGCGGGGAACCACGTGTCTATGGTGCGCTACGAGGACATGTTCAACTACCTGGCCAAGTCCCGAATGGAGGCCCTCAGAGCCCCGCCGCCCACGCCGCGCCCCAG GGCCGAGACTTCGCAGGAGTCTGAGCACCCGCAGCCACAACGCCAACAACCACGAAAAATTAACTTGAGGAACAG AGTCCTCTTCAGCGACAAGGACGAGGCCAAGCTCATCACCGACATGGACCGCCAGCTGTCAGGGAAGCCGGTGAACATGGCCGACCTTCGCAGGACCATGTATGACCTGGATCGTGACCGCAATGACTTCCTCACCGGCCAGCAA GTTGAAATTGCTTTCTCTAAGTGCGGAGTGTACCTAACGCCCGACGTGCGGGCCCGCCTGCTGCTGGCCACGGACCGCACCGGCGCGGGCATGTACAAAATTGATACCCTGATGAACTACCTGACGAGAGTTAAGCCAGAAACACACCTCACCGTCGACTTTG GAAACGACCACAGGCCGCGGCAGGCAAGGGTGGGTCGACACCCAATGTATCAGAACCAGTCGATGCTTAACGCCCCCTGGGAACTGGCTCAGCAACAG CAGGAGTCCACCAACCGAAGAGAGTTTCCTGCTGACGAGGGTTTCAGCGAggatgagcagcagcagcagcaaaggcTCCGGCAGCAGCAACTAGAGCACCACCCCCTCGCCCCGCCCCCTCCCGAGGTGCCAGAAGAGGCCGAGCTCCCCTTTGACGTGCAGAAGTGGAGCAGCGACTACCAGTACTTGGCTCAGGCCGTCTACCAGGCCGACCAGGACCAGTCAG GCTACATGCCGGCGGATGAGGTGCAGCACATCACCGCTACCTACAATCTGGTCTACAATCTTCTTATATCCGAACAAACGCTGAACGCTGCCCTCAACGCTACCATGGACATCAACTACGGGGAGATCAATCTTGAGTACTTCATCGCTATGCTCCAGGATTTGCACTTCCGGGAGAGCGGCGCCTACTGA